In Drosophila nasuta strain 15112-1781.00 chromosome 2R, ASM2355853v1, whole genome shotgun sequence, a single genomic region encodes these proteins:
- the LOC132785914 gene encoding centrosome-associated protein CEP250-like isoform X3: MAENQLKTTSSKGFFEKTAHVLMSHNGTVRKMEHDQLSRTKQSFQPDKKHDATEDCEALVLSKNKLKRKKKLSASLTSVGDTVNQEKRTRIEGIHLNIKPRHEITTVHSAKAPAKQTVEHNVERPVIIGGVNVLSAAPQRFKRKLQENVDTIQKLNALAEQLRLEVNELKSSLITERGAVRALRAQNDADSRKWRCEVKKLQQTLETTKKSNLSKKPNELASEVNSHVAADGLINYEIQRLTNEIAVLKEANKTKEEKTQIIGQADRRKAADMRQLKTAYDNRLTQIQKSAKIEITRLLEEIKTKERNIGQLKKDLQTLQNGKKFTEAKTKPKTNESSQKLKKPTTKSQKATTIPTITIAPKAINETDILPIPLNQAQVTAEITQLKNIELINNTKNVHKSTLEVRTTKAKQPHEQHEQKPEEKNQEEFMMGEGIEAESEVGAETETAVAATTWMGTLLSSSTPKTKKPTLREYRSKDNNSDTDSALSSAPSSISPQPPSSGADSGVMWQALQDLDKLQKEVEIYHKENERLHTELQLMKQELLNAENAVLSTSNNNKHINQLLQRIKDMEEQQLQLTDQSNELREQNELLEFRILELEDDKMDDNCKEHCQRLENLLRKRAQQLEDKDKRCLKQLLQCVQQLDLDAMAEQDGWQSSTKSERGVRHNNSRIVATVQPYTNSVSPSTPSTPNKQQRPCNIAWQSSSLSESGVFVECDSERETFPDREQIEPHHQEYQYPHPHLAYYQERLIQLEGKLLVYESSGDSQAKHLAERLQREVQLNKQVKDLIERVELLVEQNAQLDEAKCEFEEAENDTRLHLQHNEEELEILRQRNVELEFGKDALGAKYRDCRAECLILREDLCAAETQLEHLQGERQRTKQQLENLRRSLPLLLICHLLALARTKSSSMGNDQSIAAPAANRTTAGACKCNPCKKNPNKSSNAAQQGPSTSREVNYLKEEVKNLRTSLQELNTRHYEAMETADSHWVDLEREYKAREDAYRTKEVCLKQKINKLQDCLRDDSRAAAEKIQQLEESEHGLKTCLVRLSKEHRDLIETNRALEKDMESRAAQERQALDQVQPLTEELENEKRRSQALIDDLSFAKKLQQSMEEQLKAETDCLRQQIYDLKKELMHIEVTNGELKEEVGTLETKIAELQQQLKDCEEHACCLEDELRTKDEQIQRMERKLGTCPEGHSLADELYDSPEKRAKRDEINDLQAARQGLGCALRDLERRERELPTHKDFQTIACSVKQLADTILSAQKPEVSQCECEGAEAIPIPICETKRKQAEEDTKKEGEKIDQDADKKEAEEKQEEESEGEKEEGENKEDGEKKKDDNKDEQSKQDETKEESKEVPAEDTASDAKVPEDRISGGFSRRRQDANAGSLGLDISFISKQLKRQIAEVPTTLRRLVCGKMLVNSSVKKKTETLPKKRKYQKSDWTNNYRVRRRRRNCKRFVSRRIFRGRVRLCGASCRPIQLQTRRCKSLASFHSVASMHTAHSDKSGATTSRTQYVKIIDRQWEQPKFNGLAQTEPTSSQCQLVQVSPEMRDEELQTQWITHECGIQADNVGVDHRLLMLPSRTRAFLELLQSRLTDEADFDVNVFRCRVLQLWEGSEEFREHIELLQDLCTEHASKQASYDIFVGVLGCVRALKFILKPSNSPLLHQLEQSVNERLTSYHNQKVESEFYCTIYLPVERPNPLHLAQKEA, encoded by the exons ATGGctgaaaatcaattaaaaacgACCTCTAGCAAAGGGTTCTTTGAAAAAACCGCACATGTGTTGATGTCCCATAATGGGACTGTGCGTAAAATGGAGCACGATCAGCTCTCTCGAACAAAACAAAGCTTCCAACCGGATAAAAAGCACGATGCTACCGAAGACTGTGAAGCGCTTGtcttaagtaaaaataaattgaaacgTAAGAAGAAACTGAGCGCATCGCTCACATCTGTTGGAGATACCGTCAATCAGGAGAAACGCACACGGATCGAGGGTATTCACTTGAATATTAAACCTCGACACGAAATAACAACAGTTCACTCGGCAAAAGCTCCGGCAAAACAAACCGTTGAACACAATGTCGAACGCCCAGTTATAATTGGCGGAGTTAATGTGCTTTCAGCAGCTCCCCAACGCTTTAAGCGAAAACTCCAAGAAAATGTGGATACTATACAGAAGTTAAACGCACTTGCAGAGCAGCTGCGTTTGGAAGTAAATGAG CTGAAGTCCAGCCTGATAACCGAACGCGGTGCAGTGCGCGCCTTAAG GGCACAAAATGATGCCGACAGCCGAAAATGGCGCTGTGAAGTGAAGAAACTGCAGCAAACGTTGGAGACCACAAAGAAGTCTAATTTATCGAAGAAACCCAACGAGTTGGCCTCTGAGGTCAACAGTCATGTAGCCGCCGATGGGCTAATCAACTATGAAATCCAAAGACTGACTAATGAAATTGCCGTGCTAAAGgaagcaaacaaaaccaaagaGGAAAAAACTCAg ATCATTGGCCAGGCTGATAGACGCAAGGCAGCTGATATGCGCCAATTGAAAACTGCATATGATAACCGATTGACTCAGATACAAAAGTCAGCCAAAATTGAAATAACACGTTTG CTAGAGGAAATCAAAACCAAAGAACGTAACATAGGACAACTGAAGAAGGATTTGCAAACATTGCAAAATGGCAAGAAGTTTACTGAAGCCAAAACGAAACCCAAAACGAACGAATCAAGCCAAAAGCTAAAGAAGCCAACAACGAAATcgcaaaaagcaacaacaataccaacaataacaatagccCCAAAAGCTATCAACGAAACAGATATTCTACCAATTCCCTTAAACCAGGCTCAAGTTACAGCTGAG ATAACCCAACTCAAGAATATTGAGCTAATCAACAATACGAAGAATGTGCATAAATCAACGCTTGAAGTGCGTActacaaaagcaaagcaaccaCACGAACAACATGAACAAAAACCTGAGGAGAAAAATCAAGAAGAATTCATGATGGGAGAGGGAATAGAAGCAGAATCGGAGGTTGGAgctgaaacagaaacagctgtggcagcaacaacatggaTGGGAACACTGCTTAGCAGCAGCActccaaaaaccaaaaagccaACATTACGTGAATACAGATCGAAA GACAACAACTCAGACACGGATTCAGCGCTATCCTCGGCACCGTCGTCGATAAGTCCCCAGCCGCCGTCAAGTGGCGCGGACAGCGGAGTCATGTGGCAAGCA CTGCAGGATCTAGACAAGTTACAAAAGGAAGTAGAAATATATCACAAGGAAAATGAGCGTCTGCATACGGAGCTGCAGCTAATGAAACAGGAATTACTGAATGCAGAAAATGCCGTCTTATcgaccagcaacaacaacaaacatatcAATCAGCTTCTGCAGCGCATCAAGGACATGGAggaacagcaactgcagctgacCGACCAGTCAAATGAGCTGCGCGAACAAAATGAACTGCTTGAATTTCGTATACTCGAGCTGGAGGATGATAAG ATGGATGACAATTGTAAGGAGCATTGCCAACGTTTGGAAAATCTTCTCCGGAAACGTGCCCAGCAATTGGAGGATAAGGACAAGCGCTGCCTGAAACAGCTGCTGCAGTGCGTGCAGCAACTCGACCTGGATGCTATGGCTGAACAGGATGGTTGGCAATCATCG ACAAAATCGGAAAGAGGCGTGAGACACAACAACAGTCGGATCGTTGCCACTGTTCAGCCGTACACGAATAGTGTCTCACCCAGTACCCCATCTACGCCTAACAAGCAGCAGCGTCCTTGCAACATTGCGTGGCAGAGTAGTAGCCTCAGCGAGAGTGGCGTTTTCGTCGAGTGCGATTCGGAGAGGGAAACGTTTCCAGATAGGGAACAAATTGAGCCACATCACCAGGAATATCAATATCCACACCCTCACCTGGCTTACTATCAGGAGCGACTGATCCAACTGGAAGGCAAGTTGCTGGTCTATGAGAGCAGTGGCGATTCTCAGGCAAAGCATTTGGCCGAGCGCTTGCAACGTGAGGTGCAGCTAAATAAACAGGTCAAGGATCTGATTGAGCGTGTGGAGTTACTCGTCGAACAAAACGCACAATTGGACGAGGCCAAATGCGAATTTGAGGAGGCTGAAAACGATACTCGACTTCATCTGCAGCACAACGAAGAGGAGCTGGAAATTCTGCGCCAGCGGAACGTCGAGTTGGAATTTGGAAAGGACGCACTGGGCGCCAAGTATCGTGACTGTCGGGCCGAGTGTCTTATCTTGCGCGAAGATCTGTGTGCTGCCGAGACCCAATTGGAGCATCTGCAAGGAGAGCGACAACGCACCAAGCAGCAACTAGAAAACTTGCGTCGTTCATTACCTCTGTTGCTAATCTGTCATCTACTGGCGTTGGCCAGAACCAAATCAAGTAGCATGGGCAATGATCAGTCAATAGCTGCTCCCGCTGCTAATCGTACAACGGCTGGCGCCTGCAAGTGTAATCCTTGCAAGAAGAATCCAAACAAGTCGAGCAATGCAGCACAACAAGGACCCAGTACCTCACGCGAGGTGAATTATCTGAAGGAAGAGGTAAAAAATCTGCGCACATCACTCCAGGAGTTGAATACACGACACTATGAAGCCATGGAAACTGCTGACTCGCATTGGGTGGACTTGGAGCGAGAATATAAAGCGCGGGAGGATGCCTATCGAACCAAAGAGGTGTGTCTGAAGCAAAAAATTAACAAGCTGCAGGACTGCCTGCGGGATGATTCACGTGCTGCGGCTGAGAAGATTCAACAGCTGGAAGAGTCAGAGCATGGCCTTAAGACATGCTTGGTCCGCTTGAGTAAGGAGCATCGTGATCTCATCGAAACGAATCGCGCCTTGGAAAAGGATATGGAGAGTCGAGCGGCTCAGGAACGTCAGGCCCTGGATCAAGTGCAGCCCTTAACTGAGGAGCTGGAAAACGAAAAGCGGCGCAGTCAGGCGCTTATTGACGATCTCAGTTTCGCAAAGAAGCTGCAACAGAGCATGGAGGAGCAGCTGAAAGCGGAAACCGATTGCCTGCGTCAGCAAATTTATGATCTGAAAAAGGAACTCATGCACATTGAGGTGACCAATGGCGAGCTGAAGGAGGAGGTCGGCACACTAGAAACTAAAATCGCAgaattgcagcaacagctgaaGGATTGTGAGGAACACGCCTGCTGCTTAGAAGATGAGCTGCGCACCAAAGATGAGCAGATCCAGCGCATGGAGCGCAAACTGGGTACCTGTCCCGAGGGACACAGTCTGGCGGATGAGCTTTACGACAGCCCGGAGAAGCGGGCCAAGCGCGATGAGATCAATGATTTGCAGGCAGCGCGTCAGGGACTGGGCTGTGCCCTGCGTGACCTTGAG CGTCGTGAACGTGAGCTGCCCACACACAAGGACTTCCAGACCATAGCGTGTAGTGTTAAACAATTGGCGGATACAATTCTCTCTGCCCAGAAACCTGAGGTGAGTCAATGTGAATGCGAAGGAGCCGAAGCCATTCCCATTCCTATTTGTGAAACAAAGCGGAAGCAAGCGGAGGAAGATACTAAGAAAGAGGGGGAAAAGATAGATCAAGATGCTGATAAAAAGGAAGCGGAAGAAAAGCAGGAGGAAGAAAGCGAGGGAGAAAAGGAGGAGGGCGAAAATAAGGAAGACggggaaaaaaagaaagatgaCAACAAAGACGAGCAATCAAAGCAAGATGAAACAAAAGAAGAATCAAAAGAGGTACCAGCCGAAGATACAGCTTCAGATGCGAAAGTCCCAGAGGACCGAATTAGCGGCGGTTTTAGCCGTCGGAGACAAGACGCGAACGCGGGCAGTCTTGGTCTGGACATCAGCTTCATAAGCAAACAACTTAAGAGACAAATAGCTGAGGTGCCCACAACATTGCGGCGACTGGTTTGTGGTAAAATGTTGGTGAACAGCAGTGTCAAAAAGAAGACCGAGACTCTTCCGAAGAAGCGCAAGTATCAGAAATCGGACTGGACAAATAATTATCGTGTGCGCCGCAGGCGTCGGAATTGCAAACGCTTCGTCAGTCGCCGTATATTTCGCGGTCGTGTTCGCCTTTGCGGCGCCAGTTGTCGACCCATACAGTTGCAAACGCGTCGATGCAAATCGTTAGCGAGCTTCCATTCGGTGGCATCAATGCACACAGCGCATTCAGATAAGTCGGGAGCGACAACATCGCGAACACAATACGTAAAGATTATAGATCGGCAGTGGGAGCAACCTAAATTCAACGGATTGGCTCAAACGGAGCCGACGAGCTCTCAATGTCAATTAGTGCAAGTGTCGCCAGAGATGAGAGATGAAGAGCTGCAGACGCAGTGGATCACACACGAGTGCGGCATCCAGGCGGACAATGTGGGTGTAGACCACCGTCTGCTGATGCTGCCATCACGCACCCGGGCATTTCTCGAGCTGTTGCAGTCTAGGCTAACAGATGAAGCCGACTTTGACGTTAATGTTTTCCGATGTCGTGTGCTACAGCTGTGGGAAGGTAGCGAAGAGTTTCGGGAACACATTGAGCTTTTGCAGGATCTCTGCACGGAACATGCATCGAAACAGGCCAGCTATGATATATTCGTTGGCGTGTTGGGTTGTGTGCGCGCTCTTAAATTTATTCTTAAACCAAGCAATTCACCGCTGTTGCATCAACTTGAACAAAGTGTCAATGAGCGTCTGACTAGTTATCATAATCAAAAGGTCGAGTCGGAGTTCTATTGCACAATTTACTTGCCAGTCGAGCGCCCTAATCCGCTACATTTGGCCCAGAAGGAGGCTTGA
- the LOC132785914 gene encoding putative leucine-rich repeat-containing protein DDB_G0290503 isoform X4, producing the protein MAENQLKTTSSKGFFEKTAHVLMSHNGTVRKMEHDQLSRTKQSFQPDKKHDATEDCEALVLSKNKLKRKKKLSASLTSVGDTVNQEKRTRIEGIHLNIKPRHEITTVHSAKAPAKQTVEHNVERPVIIGGVNVLSAAPQRFKRKLQENVDTIQKLNALAEQLRLEVNELKSSLITERGAVRALRAQNDADSRKWRCEVKKLQQTLETTKKSNLSKKPNELASEVNSHVAADGLINYEIQRLTNEIAVLKEANKTKEEKTQLEEIKTKERNIGQLKKDLQTLQNGKKFTEAKTKPKTNESSQKLKKPTTKSQKATTIPTITIAPKAINETDILPIPLNQAQVTAEITQLKNIELINNTKNVHKSTLEVRTTKAKQPHEQHEQKPEEKNQEEFMMGEGIEAESEVGAETETAVAATTWMGTLLSSSTPKTKKPTLREYRSKDNNSDTDSALSSAPSSISPQPPSSGADSGVMWQALQDLDKLQKEVEIYHKENERLHTELQLMKQELLNAENAVLSTSNNNKHINQLLQRIKDMEEQQLQLTDQSNELREQNELLEFRILELEDDKMDDNCKEHCQRLENLLRKRAQQLEDKDKRCLKQLLQCVQQLDLDAMAEQDGWQSSTKSERGVRHNNSRIVATVQPYTNSVSPSTPSTPNKQQRPCNIAWQSSSLSESGVFVECDSERETFPDREQIEPHHQEYQYPHPHLAYYQERLIQLEGKLLVYESSGDSQAKHLAERLQREVQLNKQVKDLIERVELLVEQNAQLDEAKCEFEEAENDTRLHLQHNEEELEILRQRNVELEFGKDALGAKYRDCRAECLILREDLCAAETQLEHLQGERQRTKQQLENLRRSLPLLLICHLLALARTKSSSMGNDQSIAAPAANRTTAGACKCNPCKKNPNKSSNAAQQGPSTSREVNYLKEEVKNLRTSLQELNTRHYEAMETADSHWVDLEREYKAREDAYRTKEVCLKQKINKLQDCLRDDSRAAAEKIQQLEESEHGLKTCLVRLSKEHRDLIETNRALEKDMESRAAQERQALDQVQPLTEELENEKRRSQALIDDLSFAKKLQQSMEEQLKAETDCLRQQIYDLKKELMHIEVTNGELKEEVGTLETKIAELQQQLKDCEEHACCLEDELRTKDEQIQRMERKLGTCPEGHSLADELYDSPEKRAKRDEINDLQAARQGLGCALRDLERRERELPTHKDFQTIACSVKQLADTILSAQKPEVSQCECEGAEAIPIPICETKRKQAEEDTKKEGEKIDQDADKKEAEEKQEEESEGEKEEGENKEDGEKKKDDNKDEQSKQDETKEESKEVPAEDTASDAKVPEDRISGGFSRRRQDANAGSLGLDISFISKQLKRQIAEVPTTLRRLVCGKMLVNSSVKKKTETLPKKRKYQKSDWTNNYRVRRRRRNCKRFVSRRIFRGRVRLCGASCRPIQLQTRRCKSLASFHSVASMHTAHSDKSGATTSRTQYVKIIDRQWEQPKFNGLAQTEPTSSQCQLVQVSPEMRDEELQTQWITHECGIQADNVGVDHRLLMLPSRTRAFLELLQSRLTDEADFDVNVFRCRVLQLWEGSEEFREHIELLQDLCTEHASKQASYDIFVGVLGCVRALKFILKPSNSPLLHQLEQSVNERLTSYHNQKVESEFYCTIYLPVERPNPLHLAQKEA; encoded by the exons ATGGctgaaaatcaattaaaaacgACCTCTAGCAAAGGGTTCTTTGAAAAAACCGCACATGTGTTGATGTCCCATAATGGGACTGTGCGTAAAATGGAGCACGATCAGCTCTCTCGAACAAAACAAAGCTTCCAACCGGATAAAAAGCACGATGCTACCGAAGACTGTGAAGCGCTTGtcttaagtaaaaataaattgaaacgTAAGAAGAAACTGAGCGCATCGCTCACATCTGTTGGAGATACCGTCAATCAGGAGAAACGCACACGGATCGAGGGTATTCACTTGAATATTAAACCTCGACACGAAATAACAACAGTTCACTCGGCAAAAGCTCCGGCAAAACAAACCGTTGAACACAATGTCGAACGCCCAGTTATAATTGGCGGAGTTAATGTGCTTTCAGCAGCTCCCCAACGCTTTAAGCGAAAACTCCAAGAAAATGTGGATACTATACAGAAGTTAAACGCACTTGCAGAGCAGCTGCGTTTGGAAGTAAATGAG CTGAAGTCCAGCCTGATAACCGAACGCGGTGCAGTGCGCGCCTTAAG GGCACAAAATGATGCCGACAGCCGAAAATGGCGCTGTGAAGTGAAGAAACTGCAGCAAACGTTGGAGACCACAAAGAAGTCTAATTTATCGAAGAAACCCAACGAGTTGGCCTCTGAGGTCAACAGTCATGTAGCCGCCGATGGGCTAATCAACTATGAAATCCAAAGACTGACTAATGAAATTGCCGTGCTAAAGgaagcaaacaaaaccaaagaGGAAAAAACTCAg CTAGAGGAAATCAAAACCAAAGAACGTAACATAGGACAACTGAAGAAGGATTTGCAAACATTGCAAAATGGCAAGAAGTTTACTGAAGCCAAAACGAAACCCAAAACGAACGAATCAAGCCAAAAGCTAAAGAAGCCAACAACGAAATcgcaaaaagcaacaacaataccaacaataacaatagccCCAAAAGCTATCAACGAAACAGATATTCTACCAATTCCCTTAAACCAGGCTCAAGTTACAGCTGAG ATAACCCAACTCAAGAATATTGAGCTAATCAACAATACGAAGAATGTGCATAAATCAACGCTTGAAGTGCGTActacaaaagcaaagcaaccaCACGAACAACATGAACAAAAACCTGAGGAGAAAAATCAAGAAGAATTCATGATGGGAGAGGGAATAGAAGCAGAATCGGAGGTTGGAgctgaaacagaaacagctgtggcagcaacaacatggaTGGGAACACTGCTTAGCAGCAGCActccaaaaaccaaaaagccaACATTACGTGAATACAGATCGAAA GACAACAACTCAGACACGGATTCAGCGCTATCCTCGGCACCGTCGTCGATAAGTCCCCAGCCGCCGTCAAGTGGCGCGGACAGCGGAGTCATGTGGCAAGCA CTGCAGGATCTAGACAAGTTACAAAAGGAAGTAGAAATATATCACAAGGAAAATGAGCGTCTGCATACGGAGCTGCAGCTAATGAAACAGGAATTACTGAATGCAGAAAATGCCGTCTTATcgaccagcaacaacaacaaacatatcAATCAGCTTCTGCAGCGCATCAAGGACATGGAggaacagcaactgcagctgacCGACCAGTCAAATGAGCTGCGCGAACAAAATGAACTGCTTGAATTTCGTATACTCGAGCTGGAGGATGATAAG ATGGATGACAATTGTAAGGAGCATTGCCAACGTTTGGAAAATCTTCTCCGGAAACGTGCCCAGCAATTGGAGGATAAGGACAAGCGCTGCCTGAAACAGCTGCTGCAGTGCGTGCAGCAACTCGACCTGGATGCTATGGCTGAACAGGATGGTTGGCAATCATCG ACAAAATCGGAAAGAGGCGTGAGACACAACAACAGTCGGATCGTTGCCACTGTTCAGCCGTACACGAATAGTGTCTCACCCAGTACCCCATCTACGCCTAACAAGCAGCAGCGTCCTTGCAACATTGCGTGGCAGAGTAGTAGCCTCAGCGAGAGTGGCGTTTTCGTCGAGTGCGATTCGGAGAGGGAAACGTTTCCAGATAGGGAACAAATTGAGCCACATCACCAGGAATATCAATATCCACACCCTCACCTGGCTTACTATCAGGAGCGACTGATCCAACTGGAAGGCAAGTTGCTGGTCTATGAGAGCAGTGGCGATTCTCAGGCAAAGCATTTGGCCGAGCGCTTGCAACGTGAGGTGCAGCTAAATAAACAGGTCAAGGATCTGATTGAGCGTGTGGAGTTACTCGTCGAACAAAACGCACAATTGGACGAGGCCAAATGCGAATTTGAGGAGGCTGAAAACGATACTCGACTTCATCTGCAGCACAACGAAGAGGAGCTGGAAATTCTGCGCCAGCGGAACGTCGAGTTGGAATTTGGAAAGGACGCACTGGGCGCCAAGTATCGTGACTGTCGGGCCGAGTGTCTTATCTTGCGCGAAGATCTGTGTGCTGCCGAGACCCAATTGGAGCATCTGCAAGGAGAGCGACAACGCACCAAGCAGCAACTAGAAAACTTGCGTCGTTCATTACCTCTGTTGCTAATCTGTCATCTACTGGCGTTGGCCAGAACCAAATCAAGTAGCATGGGCAATGATCAGTCAATAGCTGCTCCCGCTGCTAATCGTACAACGGCTGGCGCCTGCAAGTGTAATCCTTGCAAGAAGAATCCAAACAAGTCGAGCAATGCAGCACAACAAGGACCCAGTACCTCACGCGAGGTGAATTATCTGAAGGAAGAGGTAAAAAATCTGCGCACATCACTCCAGGAGTTGAATACACGACACTATGAAGCCATGGAAACTGCTGACTCGCATTGGGTGGACTTGGAGCGAGAATATAAAGCGCGGGAGGATGCCTATCGAACCAAAGAGGTGTGTCTGAAGCAAAAAATTAACAAGCTGCAGGACTGCCTGCGGGATGATTCACGTGCTGCGGCTGAGAAGATTCAACAGCTGGAAGAGTCAGAGCATGGCCTTAAGACATGCTTGGTCCGCTTGAGTAAGGAGCATCGTGATCTCATCGAAACGAATCGCGCCTTGGAAAAGGATATGGAGAGTCGAGCGGCTCAGGAACGTCAGGCCCTGGATCAAGTGCAGCCCTTAACTGAGGAGCTGGAAAACGAAAAGCGGCGCAGTCAGGCGCTTATTGACGATCTCAGTTTCGCAAAGAAGCTGCAACAGAGCATGGAGGAGCAGCTGAAAGCGGAAACCGATTGCCTGCGTCAGCAAATTTATGATCTGAAAAAGGAACTCATGCACATTGAGGTGACCAATGGCGAGCTGAAGGAGGAGGTCGGCACACTAGAAACTAAAATCGCAgaattgcagcaacagctgaaGGATTGTGAGGAACACGCCTGCTGCTTAGAAGATGAGCTGCGCACCAAAGATGAGCAGATCCAGCGCATGGAGCGCAAACTGGGTACCTGTCCCGAGGGACACAGTCTGGCGGATGAGCTTTACGACAGCCCGGAGAAGCGGGCCAAGCGCGATGAGATCAATGATTTGCAGGCAGCGCGTCAGGGACTGGGCTGTGCCCTGCGTGACCTTGAG CGTCGTGAACGTGAGCTGCCCACACACAAGGACTTCCAGACCATAGCGTGTAGTGTTAAACAATTGGCGGATACAATTCTCTCTGCCCAGAAACCTGAGGTGAGTCAATGTGAATGCGAAGGAGCCGAAGCCATTCCCATTCCTATTTGTGAAACAAAGCGGAAGCAAGCGGAGGAAGATACTAAGAAAGAGGGGGAAAAGATAGATCAAGATGCTGATAAAAAGGAAGCGGAAGAAAAGCAGGAGGAAGAAAGCGAGGGAGAAAAGGAGGAGGGCGAAAATAAGGAAGACggggaaaaaaagaaagatgaCAACAAAGACGAGCAATCAAAGCAAGATGAAACAAAAGAAGAATCAAAAGAGGTACCAGCCGAAGATACAGCTTCAGATGCGAAAGTCCCAGAGGACCGAATTAGCGGCGGTTTTAGCCGTCGGAGACAAGACGCGAACGCGGGCAGTCTTGGTCTGGACATCAGCTTCATAAGCAAACAACTTAAGAGACAAATAGCTGAGGTGCCCACAACATTGCGGCGACTGGTTTGTGGTAAAATGTTGGTGAACAGCAGTGTCAAAAAGAAGACCGAGACTCTTCCGAAGAAGCGCAAGTATCAGAAATCGGACTGGACAAATAATTATCGTGTGCGCCGCAGGCGTCGGAATTGCAAACGCTTCGTCAGTCGCCGTATATTTCGCGGTCGTGTTCGCCTTTGCGGCGCCAGTTGTCGACCCATACAGTTGCAAACGCGTCGATGCAAATCGTTAGCGAGCTTCCATTCGGTGGCATCAATGCACACAGCGCATTCAGATAAGTCGGGAGCGACAACATCGCGAACACAATACGTAAAGATTATAGATCGGCAGTGGGAGCAACCTAAATTCAACGGATTGGCTCAAACGGAGCCGACGAGCTCTCAATGTCAATTAGTGCAAGTGTCGCCAGAGATGAGAGATGAAGAGCTGCAGACGCAGTGGATCACACACGAGTGCGGCATCCAGGCGGACAATGTGGGTGTAGACCACCGTCTGCTGATGCTGCCATCACGCACCCGGGCATTTCTCGAGCTGTTGCAGTCTAGGCTAACAGATGAAGCCGACTTTGACGTTAATGTTTTCCGATGTCGTGTGCTACAGCTGTGGGAAGGTAGCGAAGAGTTTCGGGAACACATTGAGCTTTTGCAGGATCTCTGCACGGAACATGCATCGAAACAGGCCAGCTATGATATATTCGTTGGCGTGTTGGGTTGTGTGCGCGCTCTTAAATTTATTCTTAAACCAAGCAATTCACCGCTGTTGCATCAACTTGAACAAAGTGTCAATGAGCGTCTGACTAGTTATCATAATCAAAAGGTCGAGTCGGAGTTCTATTGCACAATTTACTTGCCAGTCGAGCGCCCTAATCCGCTACATTTGGCCCAGAAGGAGGCTTGA